In Deinococcus sp. QL22, the following are encoded in one genomic region:
- a CDS encoding DUF4127 family protein, translating into MTRLLLIPPDTRPPTLAHPLQLARMTGATVEVPPAEALPHFFTPGNTATLRTWLLDNAAQADALIVCLETLCLGGMIPARRVSDRLDVALERLDVLREARALNPDLHIYAHGVVVRVAHDNDPHEEKEYYGEWGQGLRAYSVAADRHARHGETERDALTAARAGLPPHILADWVGTRERNRALHLHALDLLAAGVLTHLSVTLDDTSEYGLAALDRRMLEARADALGVWARFDCYPGADEVPCALLTRALRRGLPPARAWVRYSGTLGAGAGLIYEDRPAGELVRAHLRGAGCMLADSAGDADFVLAVNTPGLRQANLQPDFATVDTPHRHLPAFVDGLQADLEAGRAVTLADIAYPNGAERRLWTLMQPLSLAKLAGFSAWNTAGNTLGSAVAFGALAAQVSDKAAHTEAVFSRVVDDVLYQAYARAEVRGHLGSPSPYDLGEARADAEARLQELIAPRIQAVWDRHWGKSGLRLELGQAHLSWPRLFTGVFPLAVSHTGET; encoded by the coding sequence GTGACCCGCCTGCTCCTCATTCCGCCCGATACGCGCCCGCCCACGCTGGCGCACCCGCTGCAACTGGCCCGTATGACTGGGGCCACGGTGGAAGTACCGCCTGCTGAGGCTTTGCCCCACTTCTTCACCCCCGGCAACACGGCCACACTGCGAACTTGGCTGCTGGACAACGCGGCGCAGGCCGACGCCCTGATTGTCTGCCTGGAAACCCTGTGCCTGGGCGGCATGATTCCGGCGCGGCGCGTGTCAGACAGGTTGGATGTGGCCCTGGAGCGGCTGGACGTGCTGCGGGAAGCACGGGCGCTGAATCCTGACCTGCACATTTACGCGCACGGTGTGGTGGTGCGGGTGGCACACGATAACGACCCACACGAAGAAAAGGAGTATTACGGCGAGTGGGGGCAGGGGCTGCGGGCCTATTCGGTGGCAGCAGACCGACACGCGCGGCACGGCGAGACCGAACGGGACGCCCTGACTGCTGCCCGCGCTGGCCTGCCTCCGCACATTCTGGCCGACTGGGTGGGCACGCGGGAGCGCAACCGCGCCTTACATCTGCACGCGCTGGACTTGCTGGCAGCGGGCGTGCTGACCCACCTCAGCGTAACGCTGGACGACACCAGCGAATATGGCTTGGCCGCCCTGGATCGCCGGATGTTGGAAGCCCGCGCCGATGCCCTAGGCGTGTGGGCGCGGTTCGACTGTTACCCCGGAGCCGACGAGGTGCCGTGTGCGCTGTTGACACGGGCACTGAGGCGCGGCCTGCCCCCGGCGCGGGCGTGGGTGCGCTACAGCGGCACACTGGGCGCGGGCGCAGGCCTGATCTACGAAGACCGTCCGGCAGGAGAATTGGTGCGGGCACACCTGCGGGGCGCGGGGTGCATGCTGGCCGACAGCGCAGGTGACGCCGATTTTGTGCTGGCTGTGAACACGCCGGGGCTGCGGCAGGCCAACCTTCAGCCCGATTTTGCCACGGTAGACACGCCGCACCGCCACCTGCCCGCCTTTGTAGACGGTCTTCAGGCCGATCTGGAGGCGGGCAGGGCCGTCACGTTGGCCGATATCGCCTATCCCAACGGAGCCGAGCGGCGGCTGTGGACGCTGATGCAGCCGCTCTCGCTGGCAAAGTTAGCGGGTTTCAGTGCGTGGAATACGGCGGGCAATACGCTGGGCAGCGCGGTGGCGTTTGGGGCGCTGGCGGCACAGGTCAGCGATAAAGCCGCGCACACCGAGGCCGTGTTTTCCCGCGTGGTAGACGATGTGCTGTATCAGGCTTACGCCCGCGCCGAGGTTCGCGGCCACCTCGGTAGTCCCAGTCCCTACGACTTGGGAGAAGCCAGAGCCGACGCCGAGGCCAGGTTACAAGAACTGATCGCGCCGCGTATTCAGGCCGTGTGGGACAGACATTGGGGCAAATCGGGTCTGAGGCTCGAGCTTGGGCAGGCACACCTGAGCTGGCCGAGGCTGTTTACAGGCGTGTTTCCGTTGGCGGTCAGTCACACTGGGGAAACATGA